Proteins from a genomic interval of Niabella soli DSM 19437:
- a CDS encoding GNAT family N-acetyltransferase: MAAITLKVLVEEDLDFVKQVYDWYVLNSTATFHTEPVTTEELKEFLYVQHPRFQSFIILADGQPVGYCYLTNYKKRQAYDKTAELTIYLQHDCYAKGIGKTALQELETHAKNAGFKNLLAIISGDNDRSILFFEKNGYLKCAHFKNVGEKFNKVLDVVGYQKEI, translated from the coding sequence ATGGCAGCAATCACCCTTAAAGTATTGGTTGAAGAAGACCTGGATTTTGTGAAACAGGTATATGATTGGTACGTGTTGAATTCAACAGCAACTTTTCATACTGAACCAGTTACTACAGAAGAACTGAAAGAATTCCTATACGTGCAGCATCCCCGGTTCCAGTCCTTTATTATCCTGGCGGATGGGCAGCCCGTAGGTTATTGTTATTTGACCAATTATAAGAAACGGCAGGCTTATGATAAAACGGCTGAGCTCACGATCTACCTCCAGCATGATTGCTATGCAAAAGGAATTGGCAAAACAGCCCTGCAGGAATTGGAAACCCACGCTAAAAATGCAGGTTTTAAAAATCTTTTGGCCATTATTTCCGGCGACAATGACCGCAGTATTCTTTTTTTTGAAAAGAATGGCTATCTTAAATGTGCTCATTTTAAAAATGTAGGTGAAAAGTTTAATAAAGTGCTGGATGTGGTGGGTTATCAAAAGGAGATTTAA
- a CDS encoding M20/M25/M40 family metallo-hydrolase has product MKGKLFLIGSLFLVSGLSAQTADEAFIRKIADEVLINSKAYENLRTLTKTIGGRLAGSPQMYKAEDWGYNLLQQSGSQHTFKQECMVPHWVRGGKDQATALLPGRSKKELDILALGNSQGTGEKGVTAPVVLVNSFEELEQKKDQVAGRIVFYNYHFNPTFVRTFQAYGDAVKYRGMGASAAAKYGAVAVIIRSMSHSTDNNPHTGAMHYDSAYKKIPAVAVGLKDADWLASALSGGKDISVSLKTMAHFLPDVKGHNIIGELKGTQFPDEYITIGGHLDSWDVNEGAQDDGAGIVQTIEVLRTLKALGYQPKHTIRFVLFANEENGTRGGNAYADEAAKNNEKHLFALETDAGGFTPRGFGFTGSEEQLKKMKSWAPLLEPYGGGEISAGGGGTDIGPIHQKLKTPMGELLPDSQRYFDLHHARNDVFEAVNKRELELGAVNIAALIYLVDQYGL; this is encoded by the coding sequence ATGAAGGGAAAATTGTTTTTGATTGGCAGTTTATTTTTAGTATCAGGCCTGTCAGCCCAAACGGCAGATGAGGCATTTATACGAAAAATTGCCGATGAAGTGCTCATAAACAGTAAAGCTTATGAAAATTTAAGAACCCTGACAAAAACGATCGGCGGTCGCCTGGCAGGGTCCCCTCAGATGTATAAAGCGGAGGACTGGGGCTATAACCTGTTACAACAAAGCGGCAGTCAGCACACGTTTAAACAGGAGTGTATGGTGCCTCATTGGGTACGGGGCGGCAAAGATCAGGCAACGGCACTACTGCCCGGCCGTTCAAAAAAAGAGCTGGATATTCTTGCGCTGGGCAACTCCCAGGGAACCGGGGAAAAAGGCGTGACGGCACCCGTGGTACTGGTCAATTCTTTTGAAGAACTGGAACAAAAAAAGGACCAGGTGGCTGGTAGAATCGTTTTTTATAATTATCATTTCAATCCGACGTTTGTCCGCACTTTTCAAGCCTACGGCGATGCGGTCAAATACCGGGGCATGGGTGCTTCGGCAGCCGCCAAATATGGCGCCGTGGCGGTGATCATTCGCAGCATGAGCCATAGCACGGATAATAACCCGCATACCGGCGCCATGCATTACGATTCTGCCTACAAAAAGATACCTGCCGTTGCTGTGGGGCTTAAAGATGCAGATTGGCTGGCCAGTGCGTTATCCGGCGGAAAAGATATTTCCGTCTCCTTAAAAACAATGGCTCATTTTCTGCCCGATGTAAAAGGGCACAATATCATCGGTGAATTAAAAGGCACCCAGTTTCCGGATGAATACATCACCATTGGCGGCCACCTGGACAGTTGGGATGTGAATGAAGGCGCGCAGGACGACGGCGCGGGGATCGTTCAAACAATTGAAGTATTACGGACCTTAAAAGCCCTGGGATATCAGCCCAAACACACCATTCGTTTTGTGTTATTTGCCAACGAGGAAAACGGCACCCGTGGCGGAAACGCTTATGCTGATGAAGCCGCAAAAAACAATGAAAAACATTTGTTTGCCCTGGAAACCGACGCCGGCGGCTTTACGCCCCGCGGGTTTGGATTTACGGGATCCGAAGAACAACTCAAAAAAATGAAAAGCTGGGCACCGTTGCTGGAACCCTATGGTGGCGGTGAGATCAGCGCCGGCGGGGGCGGAACCGACATTGGCCCTATTCATCAAAAACTAAAAACACCCATGGGCGAACTGCTGCCCGATTCCCAACGCTATTTCGATCTGCACCATGCCCGCAACGACGTATTTGAGGCAGTCAATAAACGAGAACTTGAATTAGGCGCAGTAAATATAGCCGCCCTGATCTATTTAGTTGACCAATATGGTTTATAA
- a CDS encoding DUF1905 domain-containing protein, which yields MKRFKAVIMIIGINPFVFLPEPVLKSIFKQAAREKGHIPVHGTVNGSAFRQTLVKYSGEWRLYINTIMLKNSPKRIGETIEITIAFDPEERTIAPHPKLVKALNDNLEAKKIFNNLAPSKQFEIVRYIAALKTEASVDKNIIRAIDFLSGRGRFVGRDRP from the coding sequence ATGAAGCGATTTAAAGCAGTAATAATGATCATTGGCATCAATCCTTTTGTTTTTTTGCCCGAGCCCGTTTTAAAAAGCATTTTCAAACAAGCAGCGAGAGAAAAAGGACATATTCCCGTTCACGGCACCGTGAACGGAAGCGCTTTCCGGCAGACCCTGGTAAAATACAGCGGGGAGTGGCGCTTGTACATTAACACCATCATGCTAAAAAACTCTCCGAAACGAATCGGCGAAACCATCGAAATCACGATTGCTTTCGACCCGGAAGAACGAACCATTGCCCCCCACCCAAAACTGGTGAAAGCCCTTAACGACAACCTGGAGGCCAAAAAGATATTCAATAACCTGGCTCCGTCAAAACAGTTTGAAATTGTGCGATATATTGCCGCTTTAAAAACCGAAGCCAGTGTTGACAAAAATATCATCCGCGCCATCGATTTTTTATCAGGCAGGGGACGGTTTGTGGGCAGGGATCGGCCCTGA
- a CDS encoding sensor histidine kinase translates to MNNRSYPYKLFLCVAFFIISLSAGAQLAAIRNLQRDLPLIKDSTDYVDALNKLGLLYYQKTWDSCYYYGRKANDIAKRIHYTSGIAGSLNVLGIYFSSTNQYLATRYYNQSLQLYQQLSDTANIGQLYNNLAVLSQSDNDMSTAIRLLRQASDVTRSLKKDSIRSVILLNLSIMDTTLSHSSADSLRGMAHQIIQKYQDTLLLRYFTFLRLTADLNTTKSDKNIAQLEDFARVLESDESNYLLPQVYTTLASAFAQKGKKDKALFYNNQALFRAQLNKNHSVIIFALENLKQFYADSDDYKTAYKYASLISDEKEKQQEYLKKSGYTYTNYVLREKNLQLAQNRSVAETRIIVISSILLIVLLSALIVIFRLYKKSRQSAAIQQQLSNTLQQHNQQLQSWDQFNNMLLGVMAHDIRSPFASIISLSTVMEADDSLSQEELRAVLHQLNEVSARGIQFMDGLLNWIKSKREDFKYTPRLLQVQEVLLEADAFFASRQKEKGLRLEIADPYSCTVAADKVMLTFILRNLLSNATQYAPQDSVISATITPQEQVVSIAITDQGQGMEQEKIASLFSLKNNDFTSNGLSKGAGLALIICQEMTKLMNGTLLVESSPGQGTTFRLGLPKG, encoded by the coding sequence ATGAACAACAGATCGTACCCATATAAACTATTTCTATGCGTGGCTTTTTTTATCATCAGCCTCAGTGCAGGGGCGCAATTAGCTGCCATCCGCAATCTGCAACGAGATCTGCCGCTTATAAAAGACAGTACTGACTATGTAGATGCGTTGAATAAACTGGGGTTGCTCTATTATCAAAAAACCTGGGACTCCTGTTATTATTATGGAAGAAAAGCCAATGATATCGCTAAGCGGATACATTATACTTCCGGTATTGCGGGTTCGCTTAATGTGTTAGGCATCTATTTTTCCTCAACTAACCAATACCTGGCCACCCGGTATTATAATCAATCCCTGCAGTTATACCAGCAGCTTTCAGATACGGCAAACATAGGACAGCTTTATAATAATCTTGCCGTACTCTCCCAATCTGACAATGATATGAGCACGGCAATACGACTGCTCCGGCAGGCCAGCGACGTAACACGGTCGTTAAAAAAAGATTCGATCCGGTCGGTGATCTTACTCAACCTGTCAATAATGGATACTACGCTTAGTCATTCCAGTGCTGATTCGTTAAGAGGAATGGCCCACCAGATCATACAAAAATACCAGGACACCCTTTTATTGCGGTATTTTACTTTTCTCCGGTTGACAGCCGACTTAAACACAACAAAATCTGATAAAAACATAGCGCAGCTGGAAGACTTCGCAAGAGTATTGGAGTCGGATGAGTCAAATTATCTGCTTCCCCAGGTTTACACCACACTGGCGAGCGCTTTTGCCCAAAAGGGAAAAAAAGACAAAGCTTTATTTTATAATAACCAGGCCCTTTTCCGGGCGCAACTGAATAAAAATCACTCGGTCATTATTTTTGCTTTGGAAAACCTTAAACAATTTTACGCGGATTCTGACGATTATAAAACCGCTTATAAATATGCTTCCCTCATTTCAGATGAAAAAGAAAAACAACAGGAATACCTGAAAAAATCAGGCTATACTTATACCAATTACGTATTACGTGAAAAAAACCTGCAATTGGCCCAAAACCGGTCGGTAGCCGAAACACGGATCATTGTTATCTCTTCAATATTATTGATCGTTTTATTGTCAGCGCTTATTGTCATTTTCAGGCTTTACAAAAAATCCCGCCAATCAGCGGCCATTCAACAGCAGCTTAGTAATACCTTACAGCAACACAATCAGCAGCTACAGTCCTGGGATCAGTTTAATAACATGTTGCTGGGTGTAATGGCGCACGATATCCGGTCACCCTTTGCATCCATCATTTCCCTTTCCACGGTTATGGAAGCTGATGATTCCTTATCGCAGGAAGAGCTTCGGGCAGTGCTGCATCAGCTGAACGAAGTGTCGGCGCGCGGTATTCAGTTTATGGACGGGCTGCTGAACTGGATCAAATCAAAAAGAGAAGATTTTAAATACACCCCCCGGTTGTTGCAGGTGCAGGAGGTGCTGCTGGAGGCCGATGCTTTTTTTGCATCCAGGCAAAAGGAAAAAGGCCTGCGGCTGGAAATAGCAGATCCCTATTCCTGCACAGTTGCGGCAGATAAAGTGATGCTGACGTTCATTCTCCGAAACCTGTTAAGCAATGCCACCCAATATGCGCCGCAGGACAGTGTGATCAGCGCAACGATAACGCCCCAGGAGCAAGTAGTGTCTATTGCCATAACCGACCAGGGGCAGGGTATGGAACAGGAGAAGATAGCCTCACTTTTCTCTCTTAAGAACAATGACTTTACCAGCAATGGTCTTTCAAAGGGCGCGGGCCTGGCTTTGATCATTTGCCAGGAGATGACTAAACTAATGAACGGGACCTTATTAGTAGAAAGCAGTCCCGGGCAGGGCACCACTTTCAGACTGGGACTACCTAAGGGATAA
- a CDS encoding ORF6N domain-containing protein, producing MQIIRSIQNRIYEIRGERVMLDFDLAALYEVETRVLNQAVKRNSKRFPADFMFQLTLEEFDRLKPQIEAVNRGSQGLMNMSSQSVITYSGKRPRSAPPYTFTEQGIAMLSGILNSDKAIQMNIAIMRAFVEIRRIVLQQSDMRDQLRQIQQRISEHDVQLSSIYDAIENLLDEKAAQRKWNERERIGF from the coding sequence ATGCAAATTATCCGAAGTATTCAAAATCGTATTTATGAAATTAGAGGCGAGCGGGTAATGCTGGATTTTGATCTGGCTGCACTTTATGAAGTAGAAACCCGGGTCCTCAACCAGGCGGTCAAAAGAAATAGCAAACGATTTCCGGCTGATTTTATGTTTCAGCTAACATTGGAAGAATTCGATAGGCTGAAGCCGCAGATTGAAGCTGTAAATCGTGGGTCACAAGGACTTATGAATATGTCATCACAATCTGTGATAACATATTCGGGAAAGCGCCCCAGATCGGCGCCGCCGTATACCTTTACCGAGCAGGGCATCGCAATGCTCAGCGGTATTTTAAACAGCGACAAGGCCATTCAGATGAATATCGCCATCATGCGGGCATTTGTGGAAATACGTCGTATTGTTTTACAGCAGAGCGATATGCGGGATCAGCTACGACAAATTCAGCAACGCATCAGTGAGCATGACGTTCAGCTATCATCTATTTATGATGCTATTGAAAATCTGCTGGATGAAAAAGCGGCGCAGCGAAAATGGAACGAACGCGAGCGGATCGGGTTTTAA
- a CDS encoding SRPBCC family protein, with protein sequence MPVIELGTYIKASKEICFDLSRSIDLHTLSTSRTKEQAVAGRTSGLIEFNETVTWRAIHFGVWQKLTSKITAYDRPFHFRDEQLKGAFTFIKHDHFFSDTADGTLMKDVFHFQSPVGVLGRFADAVFMKKYLTRFLKERNQLIKEFAETGRGIAMLEATKNLNFKEQAGVFSFTDEGFVLQEKQISTYHQWATIETIIAYKEDRLTTDEIVLSLVAGRGTQIYITESYPGWDRFLENLQKQFPSIAGNWEINIIQPSFATNLTLLYDRQQRPPEQVVASLNRE encoded by the coding sequence ATGCCTGTCATTGAATTGGGAACATACATAAAAGCCAGTAAGGAGATTTGTTTCGATCTGTCCCGTAGCATCGACCTGCATACTTTGTCAACTTCCCGGACAAAAGAGCAAGCTGTTGCTGGCAGAACGAGCGGGTTGATCGAATTCAATGAAACTGTTACCTGGCGGGCAATTCATTTTGGAGTGTGGCAAAAACTCACTTCAAAAATAACGGCATACGATCGCCCTTTCCATTTCCGGGATGAACAGCTCAAAGGCGCTTTCACGTTTATAAAGCATGATCATTTTTTTAGTGACACTGCCGATGGAACACTAATGAAAGACGTATTCCATTTTCAATCGCCGGTCGGGGTGCTTGGAAGATTCGCAGATGCCGTTTTTATGAAAAAATATCTCACCCGGTTTTTAAAAGAGCGCAACCAGCTAATAAAAGAATTTGCGGAAACAGGTAGAGGAATAGCAATGTTAGAAGCCACAAAAAATCTGAATTTCAAGGAGCAAGCAGGTGTATTTTCTTTTACTGACGAGGGCTTTGTATTACAAGAAAAACAGATCAGTACCTATCATCAGTGGGCAACTATTGAAACTATTATTGCTTATAAAGAAGACCGGTTAACTACAGACGAAATTGTGCTTTCCCTGGTCGCCGGACGCGGCACACAAATTTATATTACCGAATCCTATCCGGGCTGGGACCGGTTTCTTGAAAATCTACAAAAACAGTTCCCTTCCATAGCAGGCAACTGGGAAATAAACATTATTCAACCATCTTTTGCAACCAATCTCACACTGCTGTATGACCGGCAACAACGACCACCAGAACAGGTTGTTGCCTCGCTGAACAGAGAGTAG
- a CDS encoding sugar phosphate isomerase/epimerase family protein — protein sequence MINRKKFIRSAGMLAAGSFLLQPKSFASVFTKGAYPPPGLQLFTLFNTIDADVEGTLKKVAAIGYKEIESAFSKKGGFYGLSAKAFSKMVADQGMAWKSHHALGAPFKLPAGAKMPTDANGNAIKIPPMKNLRENMQEIVNDIVDAGIPFLVCASTPIDTADEIQKSIETLNKTGEACKKAGITLCYHNHDREFKAVDGKMPYDLFLSQLSPDIKMELDLCWVTKAGVDPVALFKKHPGRFPLWHVKDLDKSRQGPAPAGEGVVDFKRIFENATTAGLKHYFVEHDMPKDPFASITTSIHYLKDTLHV from the coding sequence ATGATCAATAGAAAAAAATTTATCCGGTCCGCAGGCATGCTTGCTGCCGGCAGTTTCCTGTTGCAACCCAAATCTTTTGCTTCTGTTTTTACAAAAGGGGCCTACCCGCCTCCAGGGCTCCAGCTTTTTACTTTATTTAATACTATCGATGCAGATGTGGAAGGCACTCTAAAAAAAGTAGCTGCCATCGGTTATAAAGAAATTGAATCCGCATTCTCAAAGAAAGGCGGATTTTACGGTTTGAGTGCAAAGGCATTCTCAAAGATGGTGGCCGACCAGGGCATGGCCTGGAAATCGCATCATGCGCTGGGCGCGCCTTTTAAACTTCCTGCCGGCGCAAAAATGCCTACGGACGCCAACGGAAACGCCATCAAGATCCCGCCTATGAAGAATCTGCGAGAGAACATGCAGGAAATTGTCAATGATATTGTAGATGCCGGCATCCCCTTCCTGGTTTGCGCCAGTACACCTATTGACACTGCCGATGAGATCCAAAAGTCAATTGAAACCCTAAATAAAACCGGGGAAGCCTGTAAAAAAGCGGGCATTACGCTTTGCTATCATAACCATGATCGGGAGTTTAAAGCCGTGGACGGTAAAATGCCTTATGATCTGTTCCTTTCCCAGTTAAGTCCGGATATAAAAATGGAACTGGATCTTTGCTGGGTTACCAAAGCAGGCGTTGACCCTGTAGCATTATTTAAAAAACATCCCGGCCGCTTCCCGCTCTGGCATGTAAAAGACCTGGATAAAAGCCGGCAGGGGCCAGCCCCCGCAGGGGAAGGTGTGGTTGATTTCAAACGGATTTTTGAGAATGCAACAACCGCCGGTTTAAAGCATTATTTTGTGGAGCATGATATGCCCAAGGATCCTTTTGCGAGCATTACCACCAGCATTCATTATTTGAAAGATACGCTGCACGTGTAG